Proteins from a single region of Symphalangus syndactylus isolate Jambi chromosome 12, NHGRI_mSymSyn1-v2.1_pri, whole genome shotgun sequence:
- the RPTN gene encoding repetin: MAQLLNSILSVIEVFHKYAKGNADCALLCKEELKQLLLAEFGDILRRPNDPETVETILNLLDRDRDGHVDFHEYLLLVFQLVQACYHKLDNKSYGGRTSQQERGQKGAQDRKFPGNTGRQHRQRHEEERQNSHHSQPERQDRDSHHGQPERQDRDSHHSHHGQSEKQDRDSHRSQPERQDRDSHHNQSERQDKDFSFDQSERQSQDSSSGKKVSHKSTSGQAKWRGHIFALNRCEKPVQDSHYGQSERLAQQSETLGQASRFNQTNQQKSGSYCGQSERLGQELGCGQTDRQGQSSHYGQTDRQGQCYHYDQTDRPGQDSHYSQPNRQGQSSHYSQPDRQGQSSHYGQTDRQDQSYHYGQTDRQGQSSHYGQTDRQGQCYHYDQTDRPGQDSHYSQPNRQGQSSHYGQPDRQGQSSHHAQTDRQGQSYHYGQTDRQGQSSHYIQSQTGEIQGQNKYLQGTEGTRKASYVEQSGRSGRLSQQTPGQEGYQNQGQGFQSRDSQQNGHQVWEPEEDSQHHQHKLLAQIQQEKPLCHKGRDWQSRSSEQGHRQAQTRQSHGEGLSRWAEEEQGHQSWDTHSHEGQEGPCGTQDRRTHEDEQNHQRQDRQTHEDEQSHQRRDRQTHEDEQNRQRRDRQTHEDEQNRQRRDRQTHEDEQNRQRRDRQTHEDEQNHQRRDRQTHEEDQNHQQQHNRQNYEEKERYQGPQNQKSQVTQRSCPNREKFHMKEDDQSQGSQKRHTEPSFYPTQSSGRPQSREQRGHPTKGATAPNPLYDYMQEQKSYRY; the protein is encoded by the exons ATGGCTCAACTCCTGAATAGCATACTCAGTGTGATCGAGGTATTCCACAAATATGCCAAAGGGAATGCGGACTGTGCCTTACTATGCAAGGAAGAGTTGAAACAACTGCTCTTGGCTGAGTTTGGAGACATCCTCCGG AGACCAAATGACCCAGAGACTGTGGAAACCATCTTGAACCTCTTAGATCGAGACCGAGATGGACATGTTGATTTTCATGAGTATCTCTTGTTGGTGTTCCAGTTGGTCCAAGCCTGCTATCATAAGCTAGACAATAAGTCATATGGAGGCAGGACCTCACAGCAAGAAAGGGGGCAGAAAGGAGCACAAGACCGTAAGTTCCCAGGAAACACAGGCAGACAACACAGACAGAGGCACGAGGAAGAAAGGCAGAACTCCCACCACAGTCAGCCTGAGAGACAAGACAGAGATTCCCACCATGGTCAGCCTGAGAGACAAGACAGAGATTCCCATC ATTCCCACCATGGTCAGTCTGAGAAACAAGACAGAGATTCCCACCGCAGTCAGCCTGAGAGACAAGACAGAGATTCTCACCACAATCAGTCTGAGAGACAAGACAAGGATTTCAGCTTTGATCAGTCGGAGAGACAAAGTCAAGACTCTAGCTCTGGTAAAAAAGTGAGTCACAAATCTACCAGTGGCCAGGCTAAATGGCGGGGACATATCTTTGCCTTAAATCGGTGTGAAAAACCAGTTCAGGATTCTCATTATGGTCAGTCTGAAAGACTTGCACAACAATCTGAAACACTTGGACAAGCCTCTCGCTTTAACCAGACAAATCAGCAGAAATCAGGCTCTTATTGTGGACAGTCTGAGAGGCTAGGTCAGGAATTAGGCTGTGgtcagacagacagacaaggcCAGAGTTCCCACTATGGTCAGACGGACAGACAAGGCCAGTGTTATCATTATGATCAGACAGACAGACCAGGCCAGGATTCCCACTACAGTCAGCCAAACAGACAAGGCCAGAGTTCCCACTACAGTCAGCCAGACAGACAAGGCCAGAGTTCCCACTATGgtcagacagacagacaagacCAGAGTTATCATTACGgtcagacagacagacaaggcCAGAGTTCCCACTATGGTCAGACGGACAGACAAGGCCAGTGTTATCATTATGATCAGACAGACAGACCAGGCCAGGATTCCCACTACAGTCAGCCAAACAGACAAGGTCAGAGTTCCCACTATGGTCAGCCAGACAGACAAGGCCAGAGTTCCCACCACgctcagacagacagacaaggcCAGAGCTATCATTATGgtcagacagacagacaaggcCAGAGTTCCCACTATATTCAATCACAGACTGGGGAAATACAGGGGCAAAACAAGTACTTACAAGGGACTGAAGGAACAAGAAAAGCCTCTTATGTTGAACAATCAGGAAGATCAGGGAGGCTAAGTCAACAGACTCCAGGACAGGAAGGGTACCAAAACCAGGGACAGGGATTCCAGTCTAGGGACTCACAGCAGAACGGCCACCAGGTATGGGAGCCTGAAGAGGATAGCCAACACCACCAACACAAACTCTTAGCACAAATCCAACAAGAAAAACCACTTTGTCACAAAGGGAGAGACTGGCAATCACGCAGTAGTGAGCAGGGCCACAGACAGGCCCAGACCAGACAGAGTCATGGTGAGGGGCTGAGCCGCTGGGCAGAGGAAGAGCAGGGCCATCAAAGTTGGGATACACACAGCCATGAGGGTCAGGAAGGTCCATGTGGGACACAGGACAGGCGAACCCATGAAGATGAGCAGAACCATCAGAGACAAGACAG ACAAACCCATGAAGATGAGCAGAGCCATCAGAGACGAGACAGGCAAACCCATGAAGACGAGCAGAACCGTCAGAGACGAGACAGGCAAACCCATGAAGACGAGCAGAACCGTCAGAGACGAGACAGGCAAACCCATGAAGATGAGCAGAACCGTCAGAGACGAGACAGGCAAACCCATGAAGATGAGCAGAACCATCAGAGACGAGACAGGCAAACCCATGAAGAGGATCAAAACCATCAGCAACAACATAATAGACAAAACTATGAGGAGAAAGAGAGGTATCAAGGACCTCAGAATCAAAAATCCCAAGTGACCCAGAGAAGCTGTCCTAACAGAGAAAAATTCCACATGAAAGAGGATGACCAGAGCCAAGGCTCACAGAAAAGACACACTGAACCATCCTTCTATCCAACCCAGAGCAGTGGGAGGCCCCAAAGCAGAGAACAGCGTGGTCACCCTACCAAGGGAGCTACTGCTCCCAACCCTCTCTATGACTATATGCAAGAACAGAAATCCTACCGGTACTAG